In Paenibacillus hexagrammi, the following are encoded in one genomic region:
- a CDS encoding anthranilate phosphoribosyltransferase — protein MKEWIQAIGSGQSPLRNLTYEEAVQAAGVMASGESTDAQCAAFLIALCMKGEVHEELAAFVDVFRSHAKRYQAFKDSLVCAGPSEGRHSLPLTLPVSLLLASVGFPQVLQGGDALPPKQGISMTTMLESFGVELDLPTKAWETILFHTHIGFIRTEHLCPPMGRLKQVREQIGLRTIMNTVEQVLNPVSASNAIIGVHQKKGMEALVPISVRSGFQNSYLIQGIDGSEDLPISQNSVIRIVTPWGDESLLIEPQKFGFQSAPLIPLELEEQLVILQRIIAGDDSPELKRERDHIIFNAGLRLKWFDKVGSYEEGFQLADSLLRRREAQKVLTRWVEQTNRYKDFLHRKDESSSEQTG, from the coding sequence GTGAAGGAGTGGATTCAAGCTATAGGTTCCGGGCAATCTCCATTAAGAAATTTGACCTATGAAGAGGCTGTGCAGGCTGCGGGGGTGATGGCGAGTGGCGAATCTACGGATGCGCAGTGCGCCGCCTTTCTAATAGCCCTTTGCATGAAGGGGGAGGTCCATGAGGAGCTAGCCGCCTTTGTTGATGTATTTCGCAGTCATGCGAAGAGGTACCAAGCTTTCAAGGACTCGCTTGTTTGTGCCGGTCCATCTGAGGGCAGACACTCGCTCCCCCTTACTTTGCCTGTTAGCCTCTTGCTCGCTTCTGTTGGGTTCCCGCAGGTCCTGCAAGGAGGGGATGCACTTCCTCCAAAGCAGGGAATATCGATGACGACCATGCTGGAAAGTTTTGGGGTTGAATTGGATTTGCCTACGAAGGCATGGGAGACGATTCTTTTTCACACGCATATCGGATTTATAAGAACTGAGCATCTATGTCCACCTATGGGACGGTTGAAGCAGGTTCGTGAACAAATTGGCTTACGAACCATAATGAATACGGTTGAGCAGGTTCTGAATCCGGTATCTGCATCGAATGCGATTATTGGTGTTCATCAGAAAAAAGGAATGGAAGCGCTAGTCCCCATTTCCGTACGCTCAGGCTTTCAAAATTCGTACCTGATTCAAGGCATTGACGGCTCCGAGGATCTACCTATTTCCCAGAACAGCGTAATTCGGATTGTTACGCCTTGGGGGGATGAATCTCTGCTGATCGAGCCGCAAAAATTCGGCTTTCAAAGCGCCCCATTGATTCCGCTGGAACTAGAAGAGCAGCTGGTGATCCTACAGCGGATTATTGCCGGAGACGACTCGCCAGAGCTGAAAAGAGAGAGGGACCATATCATTTTCAACGCGGGACTTCGGTTGAAATGGTTTGACAAGGTGGGAAGCTACGAAGAGGGCTTCCAGTTGGCGGATTCACTGCTTAGACGCAGGGAAGCTCAGAAGGTGCTGACGCGCTGGGTGGAGCAAACCAATCGATACAAGGATTTCCTCCATCGGAAGGACGAGAGCTCTTCGGAGCAAACAGGTTAG
- the obgE gene encoding GTPase ObgE produces MFVDKAKVFVKGGDGGDGLVAFRREKYVPEGGPAGGDGGNGGDVIFRVDEGLRTLMDFRYQKHFKAARGEKGRNKAQHGANADDMIVRVPPGTVVVDDDSQEIIADLVRHGQEVVIAKGGRGGRGNMRFVTQQHTAPEIAENGEEGEERWVVLELKVMADVGLVGFPSVGKSTLLSVVSAAKPKIAAYHFTTLTPNLGVVDVGEGRSFVMADLPGLIEGAHEGVGLGHEFLRHVERTRVIVHVVDMAGTDGRDPYEDFLKINEEIKLYNAKLEQRPQIVVANKMDMPDSEDNLTLFKEQLAEDGREVGVWPISAITREGVQELLYKIADILDAIPDAPEVEEVAEVEERKVYRFEKQDEQDFTITRDNDTFVVESPSIERLIKRTNFSTHDGVMRFARILRNMGIDRELRKRGAVDGQTIRIADFEFEFVEKE; encoded by the coding sequence ATGTTCGTAGATAAAGCGAAGGTTTTTGTAAAAGGCGGCGACGGAGGCGATGGCCTCGTAGCATTTCGCCGCGAGAAGTATGTGCCGGAAGGTGGTCCGGCAGGAGGCGACGGCGGCAACGGCGGTGATGTGATTTTCCGCGTTGACGAGGGTCTTCGCACGCTGATGGATTTCCGTTATCAGAAGCATTTCAAGGCTGCGCGCGGGGAGAAGGGCCGCAATAAGGCTCAGCATGGCGCGAACGCCGATGACATGATCGTTCGCGTGCCGCCCGGCACGGTCGTGGTCGATGATGATTCGCAGGAGATCATCGCCGACCTAGTCCGTCACGGGCAGGAAGTGGTCATTGCCAAGGGAGGCCGAGGAGGTCGTGGCAACATGCGCTTCGTGACACAGCAGCACACAGCACCTGAAATTGCCGAGAATGGCGAGGAAGGTGAAGAGCGTTGGGTTGTGCTGGAGCTGAAGGTCATGGCCGACGTCGGCCTAGTGGGTTTCCCCAGCGTTGGTAAATCGACGCTGCTGTCGGTTGTTTCTGCCGCGAAGCCGAAAATCGCGGCGTATCATTTCACGACCCTAACCCCGAATCTGGGGGTCGTGGATGTCGGCGAGGGCCGCAGCTTCGTGATGGCGGACCTTCCCGGTCTGATCGAAGGGGCGCATGAAGGTGTCGGCCTCGGGCATGAGTTCCTGCGTCACGTTGAGCGGACAAGAGTGATCGTGCATGTTGTGGATATGGCCGGCACGGACGGCCGTGACCCCTACGAGGATTTTCTCAAAATCAACGAGGAAATCAAGCTGTATAATGCGAAGCTCGAACAGAGACCGCAGATTGTTGTAGCGAATAAAATGGATATGCCGGATTCGGAGGATAACCTGACCTTATTTAAGGAACAGCTTGCTGAAGATGGCAGGGAAGTGGGAGTTTGGCCAATATCGGCGATTACCCGTGAAGGTGTTCAAGAGCTTTTATACAAGATTGCTGACATCCTTGATGCAATTCCAGATGCACCTGAAGTGGAAGAGGTTGCCGAGGTTGAAGAACGCAAGGTATATCGGTTTGAGAAGCAGGATGAGCAGGATTTCACGATTACAAGAGATAATGATACTTTCGTCGTAGAGAGCCCATCCATCGAGCGCTTAATCAAGCGGACGAATTTCAGCACCCATGATGGGGTCATGCGATTTGCTAGAATTTTACGAAATATGGGGATTGATCGAGAGCTGCGGAAACGCGGAGCCGTGGATGGACAAACCATTCGCATTGCCGATTTCGAGTTTGAGTTTGTAGAGAAAGAATAA
- a CDS encoding Spo0B domain-containing protein, with protein sequence MKRASSAQIYLMAITLLALTGLLFMESWVIRTGLLLITVISGYTAMKMQVSRVQEAAIEEQRRKETEYHSNVLQIVNRMRHDWMNDIQILFGYIQLKKFDNLQPYMEKIKTSMQQESNLSKLGIPALITYLFMFRVQSKSLQLEIGLDQEVNLQQLPVRSSLIQQVVQKTVELLQRYSMAGDEEIGVISLEFDIQDDHLLLDFVYQGPYREAELSQAIETERKKESNEYKVDELELHSEEVVLAIRLPFPS encoded by the coding sequence ATGAAACGAGCAAGCAGCGCGCAGATTTATTTAATGGCTATTACACTCCTTGCATTGACGGGGCTTCTCTTCATGGAGTCCTGGGTGATTCGAACAGGCTTGCTGCTCATTACGGTCATCAGCGGGTATACGGCGATGAAGATGCAGGTCAGCAGGGTGCAGGAAGCGGCGATAGAAGAACAGCGGAGAAAAGAAACAGAGTACCATTCGAACGTTTTGCAAATCGTGAATCGTATGCGCCATGACTGGATGAACGATATACAAATTTTATTTGGATATATTCAGTTAAAGAAGTTTGATAATTTACAGCCATATATGGAAAAAATAAAGACAAGCATGCAGCAGGAAAGCAACCTATCCAAGCTGGGTATCCCTGCGCTTATTACATATTTATTTATGTTTCGCGTCCAATCCAAGTCGTTACAGCTTGAGATCGGACTGGATCAAGAAGTGAATCTCCAACAGCTCCCTGTCCGCAGCAGTCTGATCCAGCAAGTAGTGCAAAAGACGGTCGAGCTGCTTCAAAGGTATTCCATGGCAGGCGATGAGGAAATAGGCGTCATCAGCCTAGAGTTCGATATTCAGGACGATCATCTATTGCTTGATTTTGTCTACCAAGGACCTTATCGGGAGGCGGAATTGAGTCAGGCGATCGAAACTGAACGGAAGAAAGAATCAAATGAATATAAGGTGGACGAGCTTGAGCTGCACTCGGAAGAAGTGGTTCTCGCTATACGACTGCCGTTCCCATCATAA
- the rpmA gene encoding 50S ribosomal protein L27, translated as MLKLDLQLFASKKGVGSTKNGRDSIAKRLGVKRADGQTVTAGSILVRQRGTKIHPGNNVGIGSDDTLFALVQGVVKFERWGRDRKKVSVYPVDVAPVAAAVEV; from the coding sequence ATGTTGAAATTGGATCTTCAGTTATTCGCTTCCAAAAAGGGAGTGGGTTCTACAAAGAACGGTCGTGACAGTATCGCAAAACGTCTTGGCGTAAAGCGTGCTGACGGACAAACTGTAACTGCAGGAAGCATTCTCGTTCGTCAACGCGGAACGAAAATTCACCCAGGTAACAACGTAGGAATCGGTTCCGATGATACGCTGTTCGCTTTGGTGCAAGGCGTTGTGAAGTTCGAACGTTGGGGTCGCGATCGCAAAAAAGTGAGCGTATACCCAGTTGATGTAGCTCCAGTAGCTGCTGCTGTAGAAGTTTAA
- a CDS encoding ribosomal-processing cysteine protease Prp: MIHVTIKRLAKDNSHITSYVVEGHAYYDDPGKDIVCSAVSAVAVGTVNSIEALTGIIPIHEMETGFLDITIPEIASSNQDKVNQVQLILESMVVMLRSIEETYGAYITIETLIE; encoded by the coding sequence ATGATCCATGTGACCATAAAGCGGCTAGCGAAAGATAACTCTCACATCACTTCTTATGTCGTAGAAGGCCATGCCTACTATGATGACCCTGGAAAAGACATTGTCTGCTCCGCTGTATCAGCTGTCGCAGTTGGTACGGTGAATTCGATAGAAGCACTAACCGGCATCATCCCTATTCATGAAATGGAGACCGGCTTCCTGGATATTACGATTCCGGAAATCGCGAGTTCCAATCAAGATAAGGTGAACCAAGTTCAGTTGATTCTGGAATCGATGGTTGTCATGCTAAGGTCGATAGAAGAAACCTACGGGGCATATATAACGATTGAAACATTGATAGAATAG
- the rplU gene encoding 50S ribosomal protein L21, which produces MYAIIETGGKQYKVQEGDVLYIEKLNAAEGDVVSFDRVLAVSKGEGLVVGAPLVSGAAVSAKVEKHGRGKKIIVYKYKPKKNYHKKQGHRQPYTRVVVEKIQA; this is translated from the coding sequence ATGTACGCAATTATTGAAACAGGCGGTAAACAGTACAAAGTTCAAGAAGGCGATGTTCTTTATATCGAAAAATTGAACGCAGCTGAAGGTGATGTAGTTTCTTTTGACCGTGTTCTTGCGGTATCCAAAGGAGAAGGTCTGGTTGTAGGTGCACCATTGGTTTCCGGCGCTGCAGTATCCGCGAAAGTGGAAAAGCACGGCAGAGGCAAGAAAATCATCGTGTATAAATACAAACCTAAAAAGAACTACCACAAAAAGCAAGGCCATCGTCAACCGTACACAAGAGTAGTTGTTGAGAAAATCCAAGCGTAA
- a CDS encoding Rne/Rng family ribonuclease, translating into MKQLIIHCAPELTQAALLEDGRLVEYDTQYPLDSQRAGSIYMGRVVNVLPGMQAAFVDIGLAKNAFLYIDDLLPVHMDKQPKVKPSITELVTVGQSLMVQVTKDPQGTKGARVTTHISIPGRWIVYMPDADYIAISRKIDLDAERGRLKQITEGMLLPQEGVIIRTGAVGQSEENLHDDLQNLRDLWHTIVTKAEEASAPEQLYQDLDLLPRLVRDVIGDDVKEVWINEQKTYEEMKHLLRKQNQSWRGRVAFYDRKIPLFDHFGVTEELNRSLRRKIWLPSGGYLVVDQTEALTVIDVNTGRYTGSVNLEQTVFDINREAASEIPRLLRLRNVRGIIIVDFIDMNLDKNRMAVMEIMTQEVRKDRSKTVIVGWTKLGLLEMTRKRK; encoded by the coding sequence ATGAAGCAGCTCATTATCCACTGCGCACCCGAACTTACTCAAGCGGCACTGCTGGAGGATGGTCGGCTGGTGGAGTACGACACGCAGTATCCGCTCGATTCCCAAAGGGCTGGCAGCATCTATATGGGCCGCGTCGTCAATGTGCTACCCGGCATGCAAGCTGCATTTGTCGATATCGGTTTAGCCAAGAACGCATTCTTATATATAGATGACTTGCTCCCCGTCCATATGGACAAACAGCCCAAAGTGAAGCCTTCCATAACCGAACTGGTAACTGTCGGACAATCCCTCATGGTTCAGGTGACCAAGGATCCGCAAGGTACAAAAGGTGCCAGGGTGACGACGCATATCTCGATACCCGGCCGCTGGATTGTGTACATGCCTGACGCAGATTACATCGCAATTTCCCGCAAAATTGATTTGGATGCAGAGCGCGGACGATTGAAACAAATCACAGAAGGAATGCTGCTCCCACAAGAGGGAGTCATTATTCGCACTGGCGCTGTAGGCCAAAGTGAAGAGAACCTCCATGATGATTTGCAAAATCTCCGTGACCTCTGGCACACGATTGTAACGAAAGCTGAAGAGGCTTCAGCACCTGAACAGCTATATCAGGATTTGGACTTGCTGCCACGACTGGTTAGAGATGTGATCGGCGATGACGTGAAAGAAGTTTGGATTAATGAACAAAAGACCTACGAAGAAATGAAGCACCTGCTGCGCAAGCAAAACCAAAGCTGGCGCGGGCGTGTAGCTTTTTATGACCGTAAAATTCCTTTATTTGATCATTTTGGTGTAACGGAAGAGCTGAACCGGAGCCTGAGGCGCAAAATATGGCTGCCAAGCGGCGGTTATCTGGTTGTTGATCAGACAGAGGCATTGACGGTAATTGATGTGAACACAGGGCGATATACCGGCTCCGTCAATTTGGAGCAAACGGTGTTCGATATCAACAGAGAAGCGGCCAGTGAGATTCCGCGTTTGCTGCGGCTTCGTAATGTCAGAGGCATCATCATTGTTGATTTTATTGATATGAATTTGGACAAAAATAGGATGGCAGTCATGGAAATTATGACTCAGGAGGTTCGCAAGGACCGTTCCAAAACGGTGATCGTTGGATGGACGAAGCTGGGACTGCTGGAGATGACCCGAAAACGCAAATAA
- a CDS encoding M50 family metallopeptidase — protein sequence MIKWAGTTYRFHPLFTLVMIGSAITGYFLEAITLFAIVLIHELGHLAAANGFGWRVKEVQLLPFGGVVIVDELGTPPAREELIVALSGPLQHVWMIALAMLMKWLQIGSIEWWDYFIQANMMIGLFNLLPVLPLDGGKVMQCLLGYFLSYHSTIICSVWISMVLSAGIIVEAAHLLIHGQLQLNLLVIGIFLLISNWVSYRQLPYHFIRFLVGRSSRISQLLTKGTVAQPIVVSRNRTMADTLKLFMREKYHLIYVVNEKGRIQAVLPEQRLVSSYLDGKKPGSAVSELFM from the coding sequence TTGATTAAATGGGCAGGCACAACATACCGGTTTCACCCTTTGTTTACGTTAGTAATGATCGGATCGGCCATAACAGGCTATTTCCTGGAGGCCATTACACTTTTTGCGATCGTACTGATTCATGAGCTTGGTCATTTAGCCGCGGCAAACGGCTTCGGTTGGAGGGTGAAAGAGGTACAGCTGCTCCCATTTGGCGGTGTGGTTATCGTCGATGAATTGGGTACGCCCCCTGCACGTGAGGAATTGATAGTGGCACTATCCGGACCGCTCCAGCATGTATGGATGATTGCATTGGCAATGCTGATGAAATGGCTGCAGATTGGATCTATAGAATGGTGGGACTATTTTATTCAAGCCAATATGATGATCGGTTTATTTAATTTGCTTCCAGTACTGCCCTTAGATGGGGGCAAAGTCATGCAATGTTTGTTAGGCTATTTTCTCTCTTATCACAGCACGATCATTTGCTCAGTTTGGATCAGTATGGTGTTAAGTGCGGGGATTATTGTGGAGGCGGCACATCTACTCATTCACGGCCAACTTCAGCTGAATTTGCTCGTTATCGGCATTTTTCTGCTGATTTCCAATTGGGTATCTTACCGCCAGCTCCCTTACCACTTTATCCGATTCTTGGTAGGACGCAGCAGCAGAATTAGTCAGCTCCTCACCAAGGGGACAGTGGCCCAGCCTATCGTGGTATCAAGGAACAGGACGATGGCGGATACATTAAAATTGTTTATGAGGGAAAAATATCATCTGATTTACGTAGTCAACGAAAAGGGACGCATCCAGGCGGTGCTGCCGGAGCAGCGGCTCGTTAGCAGTTATTTGGACGGAAAAAAACCGGGGAGTGCAGTTTCCGAACTTTTCATGTAA
- a CDS encoding peptidoglycan DD-metalloendopeptidase family protein yields MEVKDKVKQRRHQRLRSIRDASEPVYMRDQRNQPLPIHNAALEEDELPLYVDSEWKRRMEDPEYAWRHKLRTDPTLSGRDDRDEGGGPFLPVSPRSFTVKLMISAVLFGCLWGLFHSEQPWAAKGKQFVTGALSESYDFAKLSAWYSERFGGSPSFIPSFHGSTADEAVKVNAAKRTMFSPVHGQIVKPYDGSASMGVLLQTEASAPVYALDTGQIIFAGMKEDTGFTIIIRHPGGLESIYGSISEAQVHVNDWIKGGEAVGKASKEDQSKSTIYFAVTKDGHPVNPTDVVTFD; encoded by the coding sequence ATGGAAGTCAAGGATAAGGTAAAACAGCGGCGTCATCAGAGGCTGCGCAGTATACGCGACGCTTCGGAGCCGGTTTATATGCGGGATCAGCGGAACCAACCGCTGCCGATTCATAACGCTGCTCTCGAAGAGGATGAGCTTCCACTATATGTAGATTCGGAATGGAAACGGCGTATGGAAGACCCGGAATATGCCTGGAGGCATAAGCTGCGGACGGATCCAACACTAAGCGGCAGGGATGATCGGGACGAGGGAGGAGGACCATTCCTGCCAGTATCACCTCGTTCATTTACTGTAAAGCTGATGATCAGCGCTGTGCTTTTTGGCTGCCTTTGGGGGCTGTTCCACAGTGAGCAGCCATGGGCGGCGAAGGGAAAGCAATTCGTAACAGGCGCACTCAGCGAATCCTACGATTTTGCCAAGCTGTCTGCATGGTATTCGGAGCGTTTCGGAGGCTCTCCTTCGTTTATCCCTAGCTTTCATGGAAGCACGGCGGATGAGGCAGTTAAAGTGAACGCGGCAAAACGAACCATGTTTTCCCCGGTCCACGGACAGATTGTGAAGCCGTACGACGGGTCGGCCAGCATGGGGGTGCTTCTCCAAACAGAGGCTTCAGCCCCAGTTTATGCACTGGACACCGGCCAAATTATATTTGCAGGAATGAAAGAGGATACAGGCTTTACGATTATTATCCGTCACCCCGGAGGCTTGGAATCGATCTACGGCTCGATTAGTGAAGCTCAGGTCCACGTCAACGACTGGATCAAAGGCGGTGAAGCGGTTGGCAAAGCATCGAAGGAGGATCAGTCAAAAAGCACAATCTATTTTGCTGTAACGAAGGACGGGCATCCTGTCAATCCGACGGATGTGGTTACATTTGATTAA
- a CDS encoding FtsW/RodA/SpoVE family cell cycle protein has protein sequence MLAKLKNIDLPIVGILIAFMVISSMMVYSSSVDHPKIHIGVGKVLALYAVGLVAFLAMSLFDFRVLVRVATYLYAAGVLSLIVVYFFGTEIHGAKGWFELPGGMTFQPAELVKLILIIAVTAILTRRNGEPLGLTRDVIPVGLTVLLPFLLVLIQPDLGNAIIFVIILVGMFWIGNIKYTHVLISLVVLAGLGYLCLTLYMHFHSQLYEFLSKYHFSHWMDRIDTYLYPQEVSEDDSYQVRNAIRAIGSGGLEGEGYLKGTSVHSNFIPFAYSDSIFVVVGEEFGFRGSALLLLIYFLLIYRMILISIQSTHLSGAYIVVGVVSMFVFQIFENVGMMIGIMPLTGITLPFVSYGGTSLLINMLSLGLVMSVKLHQDKEPELF, from the coding sequence TTGCTTGCTAAACTGAAAAACATTGATTTACCGATTGTCGGCATTTTGATTGCATTTATGGTCATTAGTTCCATGATGGTGTACAGTTCGTCGGTAGACCATCCGAAGATTCATATTGGAGTGGGCAAAGTTCTGGCGCTGTATGCGGTAGGACTTGTCGCGTTTCTTGCGATGAGTTTGTTTGATTTTCGCGTGCTGGTTCGTGTAGCGACGTATTTGTACGCCGCCGGTGTGCTATCCTTGATCGTTGTTTATTTCTTTGGAACGGAGATCCATGGGGCCAAGGGCTGGTTCGAGCTGCCCGGCGGAATGACCTTTCAGCCTGCCGAACTGGTGAAGCTGATTCTGATTATCGCCGTGACCGCTATCTTAACCAGAAGGAACGGCGAGCCGTTGGGACTGACGAGAGATGTGATTCCCGTAGGACTGACCGTCCTTCTTCCTTTTTTGCTCGTACTCATTCAGCCCGACTTGGGGAACGCCATTATTTTTGTGATTATACTGGTCGGCATGTTCTGGATCGGGAATATTAAGTACACGCATGTCTTGATCAGCTTGGTGGTTTTGGCTGGACTGGGCTACTTGTGCCTAACGCTCTACATGCATTTTCACAGTCAGTTATATGAATTCTTAAGTAAGTACCATTTCAGTCACTGGATGGACCGAATCGATACGTACTTGTACCCGCAGGAAGTATCGGAAGACGACAGCTACCAGGTTCGTAATGCAATCAGGGCTATTGGCTCTGGCGGTCTGGAAGGGGAGGGCTACCTGAAGGGGACGTCCGTTCACAGTAATTTTATCCCGTTTGCTTATTCCGATTCTATATTTGTTGTTGTTGGAGAGGAATTCGGCTTTCGAGGCTCGGCGCTGCTCCTGCTGATCTATTTTCTGCTGATTTACCGGATGATTTTGATCTCCATCCAGAGCACTCACCTTAGCGGGGCGTACATCGTTGTCGGCGTTGTTTCGATGTTTGTTTTTCAAATCTTTGAGAACGTCGGAATGATGATCGGCATTATGCCGCTTACCGGGATTACACTTCCTTTTGTCAGTTATGGAGGTACCTCGCTCTTAATCAACATGCTGTCACTGGGGCTTGTGATGAGCGTTAAGCTGCATCAGGATAAGGAGCCTGAGTTGTTTTAA
- the minD gene encoding septum site-determining protein MinD, whose translation MGEAIVVTSGKGGVGKTTTSANLGTALALQGKKVCMVDTDIGLRNLDVVMGLENRIIYDLVDVVEGRCRLPQALIKDKRFDELYLLPAAQTKDKHAVSPEDVKAIILELKKDFDFVIIDCPAGIEQGFKNAVAGADKAVVVTTPENAAVRDADRIIGLLENEKISSPKLVINRIRPNMVKKGEMLDIDEICSVLAIDLLGIVPDDEHVIKAANTGEPTVMNPTSRAAIAYRNIARRILGDTVPLMPLDDKTGFLTRMKKFIGIG comes from the coding sequence ATGGGAGAAGCAATCGTAGTCACTTCAGGTAAAGGCGGCGTCGGCAAAACAACGACTTCGGCCAATTTAGGTACGGCATTAGCGCTTCAGGGCAAGAAGGTTTGCATGGTTGATACGGACATCGGACTGCGCAATCTGGACGTCGTTATGGGGCTCGAGAACCGGATTATCTATGACTTGGTTGACGTCGTTGAAGGACGTTGCAGACTTCCGCAGGCTCTGATCAAAGACAAGCGGTTTGACGAGCTTTACTTGCTACCTGCTGCTCAAACGAAGGACAAGCACGCCGTATCACCGGAAGATGTGAAAGCCATTATCTTGGAATTGAAAAAGGATTTTGATTTCGTTATCATAGATTGTCCCGCAGGTATTGAGCAGGGATTTAAGAATGCAGTCGCTGGAGCTGACAAAGCCGTTGTGGTCACCACTCCGGAGAATGCAGCTGTACGGGACGCAGATCGAATTATCGGATTGCTTGAAAATGAAAAAATATCTTCGCCTAAGTTGGTCATAAACCGGATTCGGCCGAATATGGTCAAAAAGGGTGAAATGCTCGATATTGATGAGATTTGCTCCGTGCTTGCCATTGATCTGCTGGGTATTGTGCCGGATGACGAACACGTCATCAAGGCGGCGAATACAGGTGAGCCAACAGTTATGAACCCGACATCGCGCGCAGCGATCGCCTACCGGAATATCGCAAGGCGCATTCTGGGAGACACGGTGCCGCTTATGCCGCTCGACGACAAGACAGGGTTCCTGACGCGTATGAAAAAGTTTATCGGGATAGGATGA
- the minC gene encoding septum site-determining protein MinC — MTAIKHHVTIKGVKDGLVFLLNDTCEWNDLLRELQHKLEKTHQQILTGPIIHVHVKLGAREATEEQKEEIRAIIRQKGNLLIQSIDSELPAQEDLESEEAAIKMLKGMVRSGQTLRHEGNLLFLGDVNPGGTIISTGNIYVMGSLRGMAHAGVDGDETAIIAASHMRPTQLRIAGIISRPPDEWGIEEAFMEFAYIKDGKMEIDKLHQIHRLWPEAVQGQS; from the coding sequence ATGACTGCGATCAAACATCATGTTACGATAAAAGGGGTCAAAGACGGCCTTGTATTTCTGCTAAATGATACATGTGAGTGGAATGATCTGCTCCGTGAACTTCAGCACAAGCTTGAGAAAACACATCAGCAAATCTTGACAGGGCCCATCATCCATGTACATGTTAAACTTGGAGCAAGGGAAGCCACTGAGGAGCAAAAGGAAGAAATTCGGGCGATTATTCGGCAAAAAGGTAATCTGCTCATTCAATCAATAGATAGCGAGCTTCCGGCACAAGAGGACTTGGAATCGGAGGAAGCGGCGATTAAAATGCTCAAAGGGATGGTTCGCTCAGGGCAGACGCTCAGGCATGAGGGTAATCTGCTCTTCCTTGGCGACGTGAATCCGGGGGGAACCATCATCAGCACGGGAAACATTTATGTAATGGGTTCACTGCGCGGAATGGCGCATGCTGGAGTCGACGGTGATGAAACAGCGATTATCGCGGCGTCCCATATGCGCCCCACTCAACTGCGAATCGCGGGAATTATTAGCCGTCCTCCCGATGAATGGGGAATTGAAGAGGCGTTCATGGAATTCGCCTATATAAAAGACGGAAAAATGGAAATCGACAAGCTACATCAGATTCACCGACTATGGCCGGAAGCTGTGCAAGGGCAAAGCTGA
- the mreD gene encoding rod shape-determining protein MreD: MTRHLLWIILFALFVLQGSIVPLLIPSSWMDQVYVSPHLTLVFVIYIALFHHRHSALIYGLLFGLLQDFDYYTSMLGVYSFGMGLTAYLAGLVQRRQPNLIFYNLLITGLGLCLFEAINYGINRLFKLIDVSFEFALTHYMLPSVLFNLLFALICYVPIRKLLESMLTPKSGEDD, translated from the coding sequence GTGACGCGGCATTTGCTCTGGATCATTTTATTTGCACTCTTTGTCTTGCAAGGTTCGATCGTACCGCTGCTCATTCCTTCCTCCTGGATGGATCAGGTATACGTCAGCCCGCATTTAACCTTAGTATTTGTTATTTACATAGCCTTGTTCCATCATCGCCATTCTGCCTTGATTTATGGTCTTTTATTCGGACTTTTACAGGATTTTGATTATTATACTTCCATGCTGGGCGTGTATTCGTTCGGCATGGGGCTCACAGCATATTTAGCAGGGCTTGTCCAGAGAAGACAACCGAATCTGATCTTTTACAATTTGCTGATTACAGGCTTGGGATTGTGCTTATTTGAGGCTATAAATTACGGTATTAACCGGTTGTTTAAATTGATCGACGTAAGCTTTGAATTCGCCCTCACCCATTACATGCTCCCCAGCGTTTTGTTTAACCTGCTTTTTGCGCTTATTTGCTACGTTCCGATCCGCAAGCTGCTCGAATCCATGCTAACGCCCAAAAGTGGAGAAGATGATTAA